The genomic stretch CGTAATCCACCTCTACCAATTCGGCAGCATCCATGGCCTGGGCCTTGGTTTCTGCCACCACCATAACCACGGCTTCGCCCACATGGCGGGCACGATCTGTGACCAACAACATATTGGGGCCATCAAAGACCTTCGCCCCACCGGGGCCGGTCAGCTTCATATCAAACTTTGTCGACGGCACCGGGGAATGGGGAATTGGAACCAACCCATCGGCCAGACAATCCGCACCGGTGTAAACCCCAAGCACCCCGGGCATGGCCAGTGCTGCATCTTTGTTCACACCCAAAATTTTAGCATGGGGATGGGGGCTGCGCACCATAATGGCATGAACCTGGCCTTCCAGGCTGAAATCGTCAGAAAATGCGCCCGCACCGGTCAATAACCGGTGGTCTTCTTTGCGCCGGATCGGCTTGCCGATGGCCCTAAACCCGTCATCTCCAGGGGTTTCAAGCTCTGTTTCAAATGTGTCAAAATCACCAGACATGGGTATGGATCGCTCCCTATGGACTTCGCCGTCTTAAATACTTAATTTCAGGCACCGAATGATGCGCAATATGTAGCGCAATCGGGGGCAACTGGAAACCGGCCTGATTACAATTTTTGGGCAAAACAAAAATATATTGGAGAGACCATGGCAAATGCCTTCCCCAAACGGGGCTATCGCGACCTGCAAGAACACCTTAAGGCGCTCGATGAAGCCGGACTTTTGGTTACCATTGATGAACCCGTCAACAAGGACACAGAGCTGCACCCGCTGGTGCGCTGGCAATATCGTGGCGGCATCCCCGATGCTGAGCGTAAGGCCTTTCTGTTTACCAATGTCACCGACGCGCGGGGGCGCAAATTTGACATCCCCGTGGTGGTTGGCGCATTGGCGGGCAATCAGGAAATTTATCGCATTGGCATGAATGTCCCCCTCGAAGAGATTGGCCCAACCTGGGAACGCGCCATGAATGCGCCCATTCCCCCCAACGTGGTTGAAGAAGCGCCTTGTCAGGAAACCGTCATCACCGGGGCAGACCTGATTGGCGAAAACAAGGGCCTCGATGCCCTGCCCGTACCCATTTCAACGCCCGGCTATGACGCCACGGCGTATTTTACGGCCACCAATGTTGTCACCCGCGACCCCGATACCGGGGTCCAGAACATGGGCACCTATCGCGCCGGCCTGAAGGCATCCAACCGTCTGGCCGTGCGCATGGCATCGCGCACCGGTGGGGCGGGCGGTTATTTGCATTGGGTCAAATATCAAAAACGCGGCGACAAAACCATGCCTTGCGCCATTGTTGTCGGTGCACCCCCGGCGGTGGCCTATCTTGGCCCGCAAAAATTAAGCCCCGATCGCGATGAAGCAGAGGTCGCCGGTGCCTTGATGGGCGCACCCATCAACATGGTAAAATGCAAAACCAATGACCTGATGGTGCCGGCCGAAGCCGAAATGGTGATTGAGGGATTGGTGGACACCGAATATCTGGAACCCGAAGCACCCTTTGGGGAATCCCACGGCCATATCGCGCTGGAAGATTACAACATGATCTTCGAAGTGACCGCCATCACCATGAAGAAAAAGCCGGTGCTGGTATCAATCATTTCCCAAGTCACCCCCAGCGAATCCAGTGTCATCAAACGGGTGGCCTATGAGCCCATGTTCCTGGCCCATTTGCGCGACAATCTTGGCATTCGCGGTATTAAACGCGTGTCTCTCCATGAACCGTTGACCAACATCCGCAAGGTGATTTTCATCGTCGTGGAAAAAGGCATCCCCGCAACAGAAGTCTGGCGGGCACTTTATGGGGCGGCCAGTTTGCGCGCTGATTGCGGAAAATATGTCATTGCGGTTAACGATGACATTGACCCAGAAAACGGCGATTCCATCTTCTGGGCGCTGGCGTATCGCGCGAATGTCTTGTCAGACGTGGAAATCCTGCACCACCGGCCACGGGGACATGGCCCAAAAAGCGGCAATGTCACCCAGGATGGCAGCCTTTTGATCGATGCCACCTCTAAGGGTGATATGCCACCGCTGGCACTACCAAAACGCGAATTCATGGAAAATGCCAAGGTTCTCTGGGAAAAACTGGGCCTGCCCCCGATCAAGGAACAATCCCCCTGGCACGGATACGACATGGGGGACTGGTTCGAAGCATGGGATGAAAATGCCAGAAGAGCGGTCGAGGGGGATTATGCAGAAAATGGCCGAAGAACGGCGCAACGCCGGGTCAAAGACGTCATTCCCGAAACCCCTGTTAGAACAGTAGAAGGTGATCCGGAATTGTGACAGTATCTGTCCGAATGCGAATTAAATGCGGGCCGGATACGGACAAAAGGCTATATAAACAGCCGAAATTCGGGCCGTTTCAGTAAATTGAATTGATAACTGGGAGACTATTTTATGAAAAAACTTTCTATTTTAACCCGGATCGGGGTTGGCATGGCTGCAGGCGCAGCAATGCTGGCTGCGACCATGACAGCCACACCTGCACGTGCAGATGCGGTTGCAGATTTCTATAAGGGCCGTGATGTCACCTTCATCGTCGGCTTTTCCGTCGGTGGATCTTATGGCGCCTATTCCCGTATGCTGGCCCGTCACATGGCCCAGTATATTCCCGGCAAGCCCAACATCCTGACCAAACATCGCCAAGGCGGCGGTGGCTCACGGGCTGCCAACTATCTCTATAATGTGGCTGCCAAAGACGGCACCATGCTCGGCTTTTTGTCCGATTCTTTAGCCCTTGGGCAGTTGATGTTCCCAAAAAAGGCCAAATATGACGCCCGCAACATGCGTTATATCGGTCGCCTGACCCCGGTTAACCCGGTCTTGGTGATCAATAAAAATCACAAGGTTAAGACCATTGCCGATGCCAAAAAGCATCAAGTGGTCGTCTCTTGTTCTGGACGGTCTTCCCAGAGCTACTTGTATCCCAAGGCCACTTTGGAATTGCTGGGCTATAACTTCAAGATGGTTTGCGGCTATGCGGGTTCTGCCCCACAGAGTCTGGCACAATCGCGTGGCGATATTGATGCCCAGTCCAGCGCCTGGATCAGCTGGAAAATTCGCAAATTTGACCAAATCCAAAACGGCAACCTGATTCCTATCCTCCAGTTTGGTCTGGTACGTGAATTGGATCTGCCCAATCTTCCCCTGCCACAAGACCTGACAAAAAGCGCCGAAAACAAGAAGATTTTCAAATTCTTGTTCTCTG from Rhodospirillales bacterium encodes the following:
- a CDS encoding UbiD family decarboxylase, which codes for MANAFPKRGYRDLQEHLKALDEAGLLVTIDEPVNKDTELHPLVRWQYRGGIPDAERKAFLFTNVTDARGRKFDIPVVVGALAGNQEIYRIGMNVPLEEIGPTWERAMNAPIPPNVVEEAPCQETVITGADLIGENKGLDALPVPISTPGYDATAYFTATNVVTRDPDTGVQNMGTYRAGLKASNRLAVRMASRTGGAGGYLHWVKYQKRGDKTMPCAIVVGAPPAVAYLGPQKLSPDRDEAEVAGALMGAPINMVKCKTNDLMVPAEAEMVIEGLVDTEYLEPEAPFGESHGHIALEDYNMIFEVTAITMKKKPVLVSIISQVTPSESSVIKRVAYEPMFLAHLRDNLGIRGIKRVSLHEPLTNIRKVIFIVVEKGIPATEVWRALYGAASLRADCGKYVIAVNDDIDPENGDSIFWALAYRANVLSDVEILHHRPRGHGPKSGNVTQDGSLLIDATSKGDMPPLALPKREFMENAKVLWEKLGLPPIKEQSPWHGYDMGDWFEAWDENARRAVEGDYAENGRRTAQRRVKDVIPETPVRTVEGDPEL